The sequence ACCTTATGCATGCTCCTCTTCCTTTTCGTTGACCACCTGGATGAAGATGTCGTTCATACTGGGGATGACCTCACTAATCTCATTGATCTGCGCGTGTGGCATCACAGCCTGCAATAGGTCATTGACCGTATTATCTCCCAGCAGACGGATGCGGGCACGTATCATCCCTCCGTCCAGATCCTCTCTATCTACCAATTCGAAACCCGTCCAAAGCGCATTGGTAAAGCCGAGCATCTGACCCTTGAAAAAGACATCGTAGACATGCTCTTTGAATCGCTGCTTGACTTCTTGCACCTGCCCTTCCAAGACCACCCGGCCCCGGTCGATCAGGGCCATATCATCACAGATCTCCTCT comes from Flavobacteriales bacterium and encodes:
- a CDS encoding DUF4162 domain-containing protein, producing MAQKVQFITTVLHEPEILILDEPFSGFDPINTNLVKSEILRLRDEGATIMLSTHNMASVEEICDDMALIDRGRVVLEGQVQEVKQRFKEHVYDVFFKGQMLGFTNALWTGFELVDREDLDGGMIRARIRLLGDNTVNDLLQAVMPHAQINEISEVIPSMNDIFIQVVNEKEEEHA